The following are encoded in a window of Rubellicoccus peritrichatus genomic DNA:
- a CDS encoding glutaredoxin family protein, with product MRAKPILYIKRGCPWCREAVAWFQKHGVDIDLKDVNISRSNLQRMVEVSGQTLTPTMEYGDFVVADFSVDEFVDALSEAPEIRRELGIGDHLEDD from the coding sequence ATGAGAGCAAAACCAATACTCTATATTAAACGAGGCTGCCCATGGTGCCGCGAGGCGGTAGCATGGTTTCAGAAACACGGTGTAGATATAGACCTGAAAGATGTAAACATCAGCCGGTCTAACCTGCAAAGAATGGTTGAGGTAAGCGGGCAAACTCTGACTCCGACTATGGAATATGGTGACTTTGTCGTTGCAGATTTCAGCGTGGATGAGTTTGTAGATGCATTGTCCGAAGCACCCGAGATCCGCCGCGAGCTCGGAATCGGCGATCATCTGGAAGACGATTAA
- the uvrA gene encoding excinuclease ABC subunit UvrA, with protein sequence MPDPTDIHIKGAREHNLRNLELKIPRGKLVVITGVSGSGKSSLAFDTLYAEGYRKYIESLSARARAVLEQMKRPDVDFIHGLSPVIAIEQRTGGASNPRSTVATVTEIADYARLLWSVCGEQFDPIDGSRIVRRSLDDCISRLLKEPEGARCILLAPVMTAKASVIREELPRLRQKGFQRVRLDGEIQQIDDLDKFPPTKGELSLEVVVDRIVIREDQRARIADSLELALSEGSDRALALIQENKEAPWSEVVLSRALSGEKSGVVYDPLTPRHFSWNHAEGACPTCGGVGRTNQFQPELVVPDPSKTVRGGAIKPWRIGSKAMIIKRNAILKKLAEQLPFDPTTPWKDLPEEIQQQILFGAGERLFSFKLKRGNTKPEVLPFEGVMADLIETRHSTSSDGLKARLMQYQTSYLCPDCKGQRLNARARNVRVAGLGFAEFMSMDVDTALAFVEGLDSTDENPQYMPAVDAITGLGERMAFLREVGLGYLTLEREYSTLSGGEAQRVRLATQLGMGLVGVCYVLDEPSIGLHPTDNRKLIDTLLGLRDRGNAVVVVEHDAETMLAADELIELGPGAGTKGGQIVFQGTPKACLADTKSRTGSYLSGSSELTKDADVMEPRRGWATVIGANEHNLRDVDVGFPIGLLTVVCGVSGSGKSTLVNDILGRAAAWKLHGAKAIPGKHREIDGLDAFKSIVRVDQEPIGRSPRSNPATFTKVFDHLRDLFAKCPLAKVRGYTASRFSFNTRGGRCERCQGDGQIKLDMLFLGDVYVECPSCRGARYNRETLEVRFKGVSIADALNMSVDEAMQVFRSIPKISERLATLSAVGLGYVRLGQSATTLSGGEAQRIKLSLELSKRQQGQTLYLLDEPTTGLHWEDIQKLMDLLFQLRDAGNTIVIIEHHTDVIRLADWLIEMGPSGGKAGGQLVYSGSVKGIKACQESPTGKFV encoded by the coding sequence ATGCCTGATCCAACGGATATCCATATCAAGGGAGCGAGAGAGCATAATCTGCGTAATCTTGAGCTGAAGATTCCTCGAGGCAAACTCGTTGTCATTACGGGTGTCAGTGGTTCAGGCAAGTCTTCACTGGCATTCGATACGCTTTACGCCGAGGGCTATCGCAAATACATCGAAAGCCTTTCCGCTCGGGCCAGAGCTGTTCTTGAGCAAATGAAGCGGCCGGATGTGGATTTCATTCATGGGCTTTCGCCGGTTATTGCGATCGAACAGAGAACAGGTGGGGCAAGTAACCCGCGCAGTACGGTTGCAACCGTGACCGAGATTGCGGACTATGCACGCTTACTCTGGTCAGTTTGTGGAGAACAGTTTGATCCAATTGATGGTAGTCGTATTGTCCGCAGAAGCCTCGATGATTGTATCAGTCGGCTTTTAAAGGAGCCTGAAGGGGCCAGGTGCATCCTGCTGGCTCCGGTTATGACAGCGAAGGCTTCCGTTATTCGCGAAGAGTTGCCTCGCCTTCGGCAAAAAGGTTTTCAAAGGGTGCGTCTCGATGGAGAGATCCAACAGATTGATGATTTGGATAAATTTCCACCGACAAAAGGGGAGCTGAGTCTGGAGGTCGTTGTCGATCGTATTGTCATTCGTGAAGACCAGCGCGCGCGCATTGCTGACAGTTTGGAACTGGCCCTGAGTGAGGGAAGTGACCGTGCCCTGGCCCTGATTCAGGAGAATAAGGAGGCTCCCTGGAGTGAGGTTGTTCTGAGCCGTGCACTTTCCGGGGAAAAGTCAGGTGTCGTTTATGACCCGTTAACACCACGTCACTTTTCCTGGAATCACGCCGAGGGTGCTTGCCCGACTTGTGGTGGAGTAGGGCGGACTAATCAGTTTCAGCCCGAATTGGTTGTCCCGGACCCATCGAAAACGGTGCGAGGCGGGGCAATCAAACCATGGCGGATTGGCTCCAAGGCAATGATCATCAAGCGCAATGCCATCCTTAAGAAGTTGGCCGAGCAGCTTCCCTTTGATCCCACAACCCCCTGGAAGGATTTGCCGGAGGAAATTCAGCAGCAGATTCTCTTTGGAGCAGGTGAGCGCCTCTTCTCCTTTAAACTCAAGCGTGGCAATACCAAGCCGGAGGTTTTACCTTTTGAGGGCGTGATGGCTGACTTGATTGAGACACGCCACTCGACCAGCAGTGACGGCCTCAAAGCACGCCTCATGCAATACCAGACCAGCTACCTTTGCCCTGACTGCAAAGGTCAACGTCTGAATGCACGGGCTCGCAATGTTCGCGTCGCCGGACTGGGTTTTGCAGAGTTCATGTCCATGGATGTCGATACTGCGTTAGCTTTTGTTGAAGGCCTGGATAGCACTGATGAAAACCCTCAATACATGCCTGCGGTCGATGCGATTACGGGCTTGGGTGAGCGGATGGCTTTTCTCCGTGAAGTGGGTCTTGGTTATCTGACGCTTGAACGTGAGTATTCGACTTTAAGCGGTGGAGAGGCTCAACGGGTTCGACTGGCAACGCAACTTGGCATGGGCTTGGTCGGGGTTTGTTATGTGCTTGATGAACCATCGATTGGCCTGCACCCAACTGATAATCGAAAATTGATCGATACGCTTTTGGGGCTGCGAGATCGTGGCAACGCTGTCGTTGTGGTCGAGCATGATGCTGAAACCATGCTGGCTGCGGATGAGCTCATCGAGCTCGGGCCGGGCGCTGGGACAAAGGGTGGGCAGATTGTTTTTCAGGGAACACCCAAGGCATGTCTGGCGGATACAAAATCACGAACTGGTTCTTATCTTTCCGGTAGTTCCGAGTTGACCAAAGACGCCGATGTGATGGAGCCGCGACGGGGTTGGGCTACCGTCATTGGTGCCAACGAACATAACCTGCGCGATGTCGATGTTGGTTTTCCGATTGGCCTGTTGACGGTTGTTTGCGGGGTCAGTGGTTCGGGGAAAAGTACTTTGGTCAATGACATCCTTGGCCGGGCTGCGGCCTGGAAGTTACATGGAGCCAAAGCCATTCCCGGTAAGCATCGTGAGATTGATGGTCTCGATGCTTTCAAGAGCATTGTCCGGGTGGATCAGGAACCGATCGGACGCAGTCCACGTAGTAATCCTGCAACTTTCACCAAGGTATTCGATCATCTGCGCGACTTGTTTGCCAAATGTCCGCTGGCGAAGGTGCGAGGCTATACAGCAAGCCGGTTTAGCTTCAACACACGGGGCGGGCGTTGCGAACGTTGTCAGGGCGACGGCCAGATCAAACTGGATATGCTTTTCCTGGGAGACGTCTATGTCGAGTGCCCGAGTTGCCGTGGAGCCCGTTACAATCGAGAGACACTGGAAGTCCGTTTCAAAGGCGTCAGTATCGCCGATGCGCTCAACATGAGTGTCGATGAGGCCATGCAGGTCTTTCGTTCCATTCCTAAGATCAGCGAACGTCTGGCCACCCTGTCTGCGGTCGGGCTGGGATATGTTCGTCTGGGGCAATCGGCCACGACTTTATCAGGTGGCGAGGCCCAGCGCATCAAGCTTTCGCTCGAGCTGTCAAAGCGTCAGCAGGGTCAAACGCTTTATCTCCTTGATGAGCCAACAACCGGGCTGCATTGGGAGGATATTCAAAAGCTGATGGACCTGCTTTTCCAGTTGCGAGACGCGGGCAACACCATTGTTATCATTGAGCACCATACGGACGTCATCCGACTTGCGGATTGGTTGATCGAAATGGGCCCAAGCGGAGGCAAAGCAGGCGGCCAATTAGTTTATTCGGGTAGTGTCAAAGGCATCAAGGCCTGCCAGGAGAGCCCAACCGGGAAGTTCGTTTAA
- a CDS encoding acetyl-CoA carboxylase carboxyltransferase subunit alpha, with translation MEKPKYSLDFEKPIHDLEEQLANLRKSSAESDIDVESEIQGIIEKLEVTKKRVHSALTPWQKVQLARHPARPYALDYIAANFDDFQELHGDRSYRDDRAIVGGPAFFDGSPVMIIGQQKGRSTKENLARNFGCPNPEGYRKALRLMKMAVKFNMPIVCLIDTPGAYPGIGAEERHVAEAIAVNIREMSAMPVPIVAIVIGEGGSGGALGIAVADKVLVMQNAYYSVISPEGCAAILWKDRVHAPRAAEALKITAERLIELKVADEIIEEPLGGAHVDPGAAALNLREALKRNLDPLKKLSEQQLLDGRYAKFRTMGDFEEKVIQSQAAAS, from the coding sequence ATGGAGAAACCGAAATACTCGCTCGATTTCGAGAAACCAATTCACGACCTGGAGGAACAGCTCGCCAACCTGCGGAAAAGCTCCGCGGAGTCGGATATTGACGTCGAAAGTGAGATCCAGGGGATCATCGAGAAGCTGGAGGTTACCAAGAAGCGTGTTCACTCAGCCTTGACCCCCTGGCAAAAAGTGCAGCTCGCCCGCCATCCGGCAAGGCCCTATGCGCTTGATTACATCGCAGCAAATTTCGATGACTTTCAGGAGCTGCATGGTGACCGCTCCTATCGGGATGACCGCGCGATTGTTGGCGGCCCGGCTTTCTTCGATGGCAGCCCTGTGATGATCATCGGGCAGCAAAAAGGCCGTTCGACCAAAGAAAATTTAGCCCGTAACTTTGGATGTCCGAATCCGGAAGGTTACCGTAAAGCCCTCCGTCTGATGAAGATGGCGGTCAAATTCAACATGCCCATCGTCTGTCTGATTGACACACCTGGAGCCTATCCCGGGATAGGAGCAGAGGAACGCCACGTGGCTGAGGCGATTGCAGTCAACATCCGTGAAATGAGCGCCATGCCAGTACCAATCGTTGCCATTGTTATCGGCGAAGGTGGCTCAGGCGGAGCACTCGGTATCGCCGTGGCTGACAAGGTGCTGGTTATGCAGAACGCCTACTATTCAGTGATTTCCCCTGAAGGCTGCGCAGCAATTCTCTGGAAAGACCGCGTCCATGCTCCACGAGCAGCAGAAGCTTTGAAGATCACCGCTGAACGGTTGATCGAACTGAAAGTGGCAGACGAGATCATCGAAGAACCACTTGGTGGGGCACATGTCGATCCGGGAGCAGCTGCTCTCAACCTTCGTGAAGCCCTCAAGCGTAATCTGGACCCACTGAAGAAGCTTTCAGAGCAGCAACTTCTCGACGGGCGCTATGCCAAATTCCGCACGATGGGCGACTTCGAGGAAAAAGTGATCCAAAGCCAGGCTGCTGCGTCTTAG
- a CDS encoding DNA/RNA non-specific endonuclease yields the protein MARKRPRKKTSRKKSSSSNKGCLFVLGLIVVIGAGAWVFSLPKHERQDAVIWLLDVYDWGEKGFKGPLPERIVRFQVDDIPPGQYTFGGVPLSDEEFRLLPKNGFLVAYDEDRKNPAWVAYKIEGKARYPSYERPESFSPDKQTVSRIEHEDYTGSGYDRGHMAPNSVIATRYGKEAQEDTFLMSNIVPQAPHLNQGLWRELEGKVANKYSRHFDTIYVITGPIYDNETERLKSGVEIPDSFFKIILGKNKNGVTALAVVMGQGIGQRTSLSNTIVSIQNIEMLTGFDFFHELPDDQENRLETIQRSREW from the coding sequence ATGGCTCGAAAGCGACCTCGCAAAAAAACATCCCGGAAGAAAAGCAGCTCCAGCAACAAGGGCTGCTTGTTTGTTCTGGGCCTGATTGTGGTGATTGGCGCGGGAGCATGGGTGTTTTCTTTGCCCAAACACGAGCGTCAGGATGCCGTCATCTGGTTGCTGGATGTTTATGATTGGGGGGAGAAGGGGTTTAAGGGGCCATTGCCCGAGCGTATTGTTCGTTTTCAGGTGGATGATATTCCACCTGGTCAATATACTTTCGGGGGAGTTCCGCTCTCCGATGAGGAATTCCGCCTGCTGCCCAAGAACGGTTTTCTTGTCGCCTATGACGAAGACCGGAAAAACCCGGCCTGGGTGGCATACAAGATTGAAGGAAAGGCGAGGTATCCTTCTTACGAGCGCCCCGAGTCTTTTTCTCCAGACAAACAAACCGTCTCGCGGATTGAGCACGAGGATTATACCGGCTCCGGCTATGACCGCGGTCATATGGCTCCCAACTCTGTCATCGCCACCCGCTATGGGAAAGAGGCACAGGAAGATACTTTTCTAATGAGCAACATCGTTCCTCAAGCCCCGCATCTCAATCAAGGATTGTGGCGCGAACTCGAAGGCAAGGTCGCAAACAAATATTCGCGGCACTTTGATACTATTTATGTCATCACTGGTCCCATCTATGACAACGAAACCGAGCGCCTGAAATCCGGTGTGGAAATTCCGGACAGCTTTTTCAAAATTATCCTTGGTAAAAACAAAAACGGCGTCACTGCTTTGGCTGTTGTCATGGGGCAGGGTATTGGCCAGCGGACCAGTCTCAGCAATACCATCGTCTCGATCCAAAACATCGAAATGCTGACGGGTTTTGATTTTTTCCATGAGCTTCCCGATGATCAGGAAAATCGGCTTGAGACGATCCAGCGTAGTCGAGAATGGTAG
- a CDS encoding bile acid:sodium symporter — protein sequence MLSSTEQAGLALMIFVLMLGMGATLSPKDFALALKRPKGILIGMLSQFGVMPLLAFAISKALGLPDLVAISLIMVGSTPGGTTSNLFTYFSRGDLSLSISMTVASSLASIVMMPLLVGIYVSSLDTAINVPLGKIIATIIIVLIPVCIGMLIRSKSEKKAKTLEKVGSVFGILIIAFLIISFVFREFGLLRETGVMVYLGVALLCFGGFLFGYWVSRFTGLSRKLSRTVSLETGIQNTPLTMAIILSSFPEAVQAQMMVLPLIYALSIVLYSCFLTVFYRSTSVSEIDIA from the coding sequence ATGCTTTCTTCAACGGAACAAGCCGGATTGGCCCTCATGATTTTTGTGCTGATGCTCGGAATGGGTGCAACGCTCAGTCCAAAGGACTTCGCATTGGCGCTGAAGCGCCCGAAAGGGATCCTCATTGGGATGCTTTCTCAGTTTGGTGTGATGCCACTCCTGGCATTTGCGATCTCGAAGGCATTGGGCCTGCCTGACCTCGTTGCGATATCTCTGATCATGGTGGGCTCCACTCCCGGAGGCACGACTTCGAACCTGTTTACCTATTTCTCACGTGGAGACCTCTCTTTAAGTATCAGCATGACGGTAGCTTCCTCGTTGGCTTCCATTGTCATGATGCCATTGCTGGTCGGTATCTATGTAAGTTCACTTGATACTGCAATCAACGTTCCCCTCGGCAAGATCATCGCTACCATCATCATTGTATTGATTCCGGTTTGCATAGGGATGCTGATCCGGAGCAAAAGCGAGAAGAAGGCAAAGACGCTGGAAAAAGTCGGCAGTGTCTTTGGCATTTTAATCATCGCATTTTTAATCATCAGCTTTGTATTCAGAGAGTTTGGGCTCCTTCGCGAAACCGGTGTAATGGTCTACCTCGGTGTTGCCCTGCTTTGCTTTGGTGGATTTCTCTTTGGCTATTGGGTCAGTCGCTTCACAGGCTTAAGCCGCAAATTATCCCGAACCGTATCACTGGAAACCGGCATTCAGAACACGCCATTAACCATGGCAATCATCCTATCCAGTTTCCCTGAAGCAGTGCAGGCGCAAATGATGGTTCTTCCATTGATCTATGCGCTTTCGATTGTGCTTTATTCCTGTTTTCTAACAGTTTTCTACCGCTCAACCAGCGTCAGCGAAATAGATATCGCTTAG
- a CDS encoding fibronectin type III domain-containing protein, giving the protein MIPHILWKAPACLLILILALPSAIHAQWEALGPGAGGQIQGLHFSPNDPGRAYFFMDVEGSYRTTDFGQSWFHMTGNNLNYYNAELQEKPGDANRLYMGTFWGLLISDNGGGNWNLTGSEADQNTIDFEIRNQVIGTVTVDPRLPNVVYCAPEWRVRNVEFNVMTINPQNGTGEFMIYYSFDEGNTWYKSLYETGTGWNPVYSISPDPDNELVLWIATYQGLYRGERSNASDTTFDWSRIAGPALAENGTLTPSSGLPDGNRSNFAYTYGAAIAPGGYIYACWNIDEPDTPGSAYTDNVNNEKVALSMPYVAKLSDLENNPNGGDANWVPLMRSENKGMLFVSDIDTIYGNDINTTSSEIGRNRRNGGNNFWRPKVDPRSTTTEHKVMIGELFLTNQSNVVGGLYEAKFTYPTASASAATGEWVRIFSNSGTDNNRGGFNPAAVDFDYDFGWQNLSSRARHFYYSPSNWDRKIWIGNDQNLYEIDTLTFSESYSQDITVAEKYHTDWKPVMTDHVSTIAGKKTFINRGITSTVDYDSDSDGGNYLIFSGADNMLYESYDAGGSFIMSEAMGLGQGDAVVVTPPVPEAGNERFVVLAGIRNVFGGGLDFQGDELAAKKLVNGDPSDEWIRIAGSTDANGDFGLAGFRRRYDDSEPAYSNPTQPPRVIDMAADPTNPNQVYLSTVFGLYVITDLNGVYEEMKAQIDNGANENRELLASKDWVVKIYDNGTTNPVNDTLYRRLFFDNDDPNVFYFATRQRVIKATRPNSTSLNWSYDDIYTTTNSTTNVNDFYYWSHNGDDYFVIGAPDASGDVRVRKNDGAWNLVWVRDTQYRSTAIFDDWLESLSTHFSATEGNQDKVLDKIQVASVAGYQDQIFVSTTTKHFRRGIMFRGQLNTDATSANWEDWTGDDYNYPDGDFLYHAWMRRMNVINQNGAVYLYGSGQGPGSWRRLISGSVTPTVPAPASVTATEIASTSIAVSWSNVSAAISYDVQQLIAGGSWQTIEANYTSGTSLNVSGLQEDNTYTYRVRSNDATTTSGYTTSNAVTLESSNGGGNPGTTKPDAPASVTVAVSSDTSVTVSWAASAGASEYDIQRQGADNTWRAVQNGFTGGTTIEATGLTTAETYTFRVKARNSAGASGWTLSDAIVVEDVPPPPPPPTSKPDAPTSVSASSLSDTSAEITWTASTGADEYDVQFQGADGVWRAVQNNYTGGTSITKDGLTSGGTYTFRVKARNSFGASGWTLSATITLDGSSGGNNGGGNNGGGSGGDPTSKPDAPASVSSAQATSTSATITWTASDGADEYDIHHRGADGVWRAVQNGYTGGTSITKDGLITGDSYDFRVKARNAIGASAWTETTTALSLQ; this is encoded by the coding sequence ATGATACCTCATATACTGTGGAAGGCTCCTGCTTGCCTTCTCATCCTAATATTAGCGCTCCCCTCCGCAATCCATGCTCAGTGGGAAGCTCTCGGACCAGGAGCTGGTGGCCAAATACAAGGCCTCCATTTCAGTCCAAATGACCCCGGACGCGCCTACTTCTTCATGGATGTCGAAGGCTCGTATCGAACAACGGACTTCGGCCAATCATGGTTCCACATGACTGGCAACAACCTTAATTACTATAATGCCGAGCTTCAGGAAAAACCTGGCGATGCCAACCGCCTTTACATGGGAACCTTCTGGGGACTCTTGATCTCAGACAATGGCGGCGGGAACTGGAATCTAACGGGAAGCGAGGCTGACCAAAACACTATTGATTTCGAAATACGAAATCAGGTTATTGGCACGGTAACTGTAGATCCCAGACTTCCGAATGTAGTTTACTGCGCCCCGGAATGGCGTGTTCGCAATGTCGAGTTCAACGTCATGACAATCAACCCGCAGAATGGAACCGGCGAATTCATGATCTATTACTCATTTGATGAGGGTAATACATGGTACAAATCACTCTATGAAACAGGAACCGGCTGGAACCCGGTTTACAGTATTTCCCCTGATCCCGATAACGAACTCGTCCTTTGGATTGCAACCTACCAGGGACTTTATCGAGGCGAACGCAGCAATGCCAGTGACACTACTTTTGACTGGTCTCGTATCGCAGGACCAGCATTGGCTGAAAACGGTACACTGACTCCAAGCTCAGGGCTGCCTGACGGTAATCGCTCAAACTTCGCCTACACATACGGAGCAGCTATTGCTCCAGGAGGCTACATTTATGCCTGCTGGAATATCGACGAACCCGACACACCAGGCAGTGCCTATACAGATAATGTAAACAACGAAAAAGTTGCCCTTAGTATGCCCTACGTCGCCAAGCTAAGCGACTTGGAAAATAATCCAAATGGTGGCGATGCCAACTGGGTTCCGCTCATGCGCAGTGAAAACAAAGGCATGCTGTTCGTATCCGACATCGATACGATTTACGGTAATGACATCAATACCACAAGCTCAGAAATTGGCCGTAACCGACGCAATGGCGGCAACAATTTCTGGCGCCCTAAAGTAGACCCAAGATCGACCACGACAGAACACAAGGTCATGATCGGTGAACTTTTCCTGACGAACCAATCCAATGTCGTCGGTGGTCTCTATGAAGCCAAGTTTACTTATCCAACTGCCAGTGCATCAGCAGCTACTGGAGAATGGGTTCGGATATTTTCGAACAGTGGAACCGACAACAACCGGGGTGGATTCAATCCGGCAGCTGTTGATTTCGACTACGACTTTGGCTGGCAAAACCTCAGTTCCAGGGCACGTCACTTCTACTATTCACCAAGCAACTGGGACCGTAAAATCTGGATCGGAAATGACCAGAACCTCTATGAAATTGACACACTGACATTCTCAGAAAGCTACTCTCAGGACATCACTGTTGCAGAAAAGTATCACACAGATTGGAAGCCCGTGATGACCGACCATGTCAGCACGATTGCAGGTAAGAAAACGTTTATCAACCGAGGCATTACTTCGACCGTCGACTATGATAGCGACAGTGATGGAGGCAACTATCTCATCTTCTCTGGTGCAGACAATATGCTATATGAGAGCTACGACGCTGGTGGTTCATTCATCATGTCGGAGGCCATGGGACTCGGGCAAGGTGACGCAGTCGTCGTTACTCCACCAGTGCCGGAAGCCGGCAACGAACGTTTCGTTGTCCTTGCAGGTATTCGTAATGTCTTCGGCGGTGGGCTTGATTTCCAAGGCGATGAACTGGCAGCCAAGAAACTCGTTAACGGCGACCCTTCTGACGAATGGATTCGCATTGCTGGTAGCACCGATGCAAACGGTGACTTCGGTCTAGCCGGTTTTCGCCGACGTTATGATGACAGTGAACCGGCATATTCCAATCCGACCCAGCCTCCAAGAGTGATCGACATGGCGGCAGACCCAACCAACCCGAATCAAGTTTATCTCTCAACCGTATTTGGTCTTTATGTCATCACAGACTTGAATGGAGTCTATGAAGAGATGAAGGCTCAGATCGACAATGGCGCGAATGAAAACCGCGAGCTGTTGGCCAGCAAGGACTGGGTTGTCAAGATCTACGACAATGGCACTACCAATCCAGTTAATGATACACTTTATCGTCGACTATTTTTCGATAACGACGATCCAAATGTGTTCTACTTTGCTACACGCCAGCGTGTGATCAAAGCCACACGTCCCAACAGCACTAGTCTCAATTGGAGCTACGACGATATTTACACAACAACAAATTCGACGACGAACGTTAACGACTTCTACTACTGGAGTCATAATGGTGATGATTATTTCGTGATTGGTGCACCAGATGCCAGCGGAGATGTTCGGGTGCGTAAAAACGATGGCGCATGGAATCTTGTCTGGGTCCGCGACACGCAATATCGATCAACTGCAATCTTCGACGACTGGCTCGAGAGCCTGAGCACCCACTTTAGTGCAACGGAGGGCAATCAGGACAAAGTGCTGGATAAGATCCAGGTCGCCAGTGTCGCCGGATACCAGGATCAGATCTTCGTATCCACAACGACCAAGCACTTCCGCCGTGGGATTATGTTCCGTGGACAATTAAATACTGATGCGACAAGTGCCAACTGGGAAGACTGGACCGGCGATGACTACAACTACCCAGACGGCGACTTTCTCTATCACGCATGGATGCGCCGTATGAATGTCATCAATCAAAACGGTGCAGTTTACCTTTACGGCAGCGGACAGGGTCCCGGCAGTTGGAGACGCCTGATCTCCGGAAGCGTCACGCCTACGGTTCCAGCTCCTGCCTCAGTCACAGCGACTGAGATAGCATCAACCTCTATTGCTGTCAGCTGGAGTAATGTTTCCGCTGCTATCTCTTATGACGTCCAGCAACTCATTGCGGGAGGCTCATGGCAAACCATTGAGGCCAACTACACCAGCGGGACATCACTGAATGTTTCCGGACTCCAGGAAGACAACACATACACCTATCGCGTTCGCTCAAATGACGCAACAACGACATCCGGTTACACAACCAGTAATGCTGTCACACTGGAAAGCAGCAACGGAGGCGGCAATCCGGGAACTACAAAACCGGATGCTCCAGCAAGCGTGACGGTGGCTGTCAGCTCTGACACATCGGTTACTGTTTCTTGGGCAGCATCCGCAGGTGCAAGCGAATACGACATCCAGCGCCAGGGAGCCGACAATACTTGGAGAGCCGTTCAAAATGGTTTCACTGGTGGGACGACGATTGAAGCCACTGGCCTGACCACAGCAGAGACTTACACCTTCCGCGTGAAAGCAAGAAACTCGGCCGGTGCTTCCGGATGGACACTGAGCGACGCAATTGTCGTTGAAGACGTTCCCCCTCCTCCACCGCCACCAACATCGAAACCAGATGCTCCGACCTCAGTCAGTGCCAGCTCACTATCAGATACCTCCGCTGAAATCACCTGGACGGCATCCACCGGAGCCGATGAATATGATGTCCAATTCCAAGGGGCCGATGGAGTCTGGCGTGCCGTGCAAAACAACTACACCGGCGGAACCAGCATTACGAAGGATGGCCTCACCTCGGGCGGCACCTACACCTTCCGCGTGAAAGCAAGAAACTCATTCGGCGCATCGGGATGGACTCTGAGTGCGACCATCACACTTGATGGTTCATCCGGCGGCAACAATGGTGGCGGGAATAATGGTGGCGGAAGCGGGGGCGACCCTACCTCCAAACCGGATGCCCCTGCCAGCGTCAGTTCAGCTCAAGCGACATCCACATCGGCCACCATTACCTGGACTGCCTCTGATGGTGCTGACGAATATGACATTCATCACCGCGGAGCTGATGGCGTCTGGCGTGCTGTCCAAAACGGCTACACCGGTGGCACATCCATCACAAAAGACGGTCTAATCACCGGAGACTCTTATGACTTCCGGGTCAAAGCCCGCAACGCCATCGGGGCATCTGCCTGGACTGAGACAACGACTGCTCTAAGCCTGCAATAA